From Paenibacillus graminis:
CGATGGTATCCAGGCACTGCCGGGCCTGCTCTGCATTCAGATGAATATTGACTCCAAGTGCCTCAAGCACATCGGCACTGCCCGCTCTGCCGGAGGCGGAACGGTTGCCGTGCTTGGCGACTCTGACGGAAGCTGCAGATGATATAATGGCCGAGGCTGTGGAAATATTGAACTTATGGATGCCCGAGCCGCCGGTTCCGCAGGTATCCAGCAGTTGGGAACGTTCTGTAGCCACATGGGTGCTGAACCCCCGCATCGCTTCCGCGAATCCGGTGATTTCTTCAACCGTTTCTCCCTTAATCCGGAGTGCCGTCAGCAGCGACCCAATCTGCGCCGCTGAGGCTGATCCTTCCATAATGGACCCCATAATCTCCCGCGCCTGCAGCCGGCTGAGATCCCGGCCTTCAATTATACTGGCAATCCCTGATTGTATCCTTTGGCTTGCGTCCATCCTGATTTCCTCCTGTTCATTGTGCCGTCTCAGGCTTCTGGAATCCATTGCTGTTCCGCTTGACCCTCCGGGATCAAGGGGTATACTCATACATGTAATCCTGGTTGATTACCTGCTTTTCTTTGACTTCAGCGGGGAACATGGCTTCTGCCATCCGGATCGCCTTCAGCATCGCTTTGGCCTTGTTGAGCGTCTCTTCATATTCCTTCTCGGGAACCGAATCCCACACGATCCCTGCCCCAGCCTGCACATAAGCCCGGCCTTTGCGGAAAATGATGGTGCGGATCGTAATGCACGAATCCATATTTCCGGAAAATCCAAGATAGCCGATGGCCCCGGCGTAAGCGCCTCTCGCTTCCCGTTCCAGTTCGGCGATGATTTCCATCGCCCGCAGCTTCGGCGCACCCGATACAGTCCCTGCCGGAAGACAGGAGAGGAAGGCATCGAAGAAATCCTTGCCCTCGTCCAGTGTCCCTGACACATTCGAGACGATATGCATCACATGCGAGTACTTCTCGATTTCCATGAAGGAATCGCATTTTACCGTACCGAATTTGGACACTCTGCCCAGATCGTTGCGGCCCAGATCCACCAGCATCAGATGCTCTGCCCGTTCCTTCTCGTCCTCCAGCAGTTCAGCGGCCAGCGCCCGGTCGTGCGCTTCGTTCTCTCCACGGGGACGGGTCCCGGCGATGGGCCGGGTTTCCACACGGCCTCCGTCCACCTTCACCAGCGCCTCGGGCGAAGTGCCGACGATGATTTCCTCATCCATTTTCAGATAATACATATACGGGGAAGGGTTCAGCGTCCGAAGCATCCGGTAGACATGCAGCGGGGACACTTCTGTTTCAATATGCAGCCGCTGAGACAGCACCACCTGAAAAATATCTCCCGCCCGGATATATTCCTTCGCCTGCTCCACATTGCTGATGTACTGTTCCTTGGTAAGATTCGAATGTATCTCACCCAGTTCAATATCCTGGGGAATGCTGCGCCGGTTGACGTTTTCCTTCGGTCCTTCCTTCTGAAGCTCTTCAGCCATAGTCTCAAGACGGCGGCTCAGGTCTTCATATCCGGCCCGGATATCGGAATCCGTATCCCCGTCCTTGATATGCAGGTTACCTACCAGGAGAATCTGCTGTTTCACATGATCGAATACGATAATGCGGTCACAGAACATGAAGCGGATATCATCCATATTCAAATCATCGACTGCATGGGCGGAGAGCTTCTCATAATACTGCAGCAGATCATACCCGAAGAATCCGATGGCCCCGCCTGTAAAAGGAGGCATCCCGTCCAGCTTGGGACTGCGGTATGAGCGGAGCAGTGCTTTCAGCTCCTCTACGGGTTTGCCGAACAGCTGTCTCTTCTCGCCGGCGACCTCCACATGGACTTCGCCTTTTTTGCCGGAGACCATCAGGAAGGGATCACTGCCGATAAAAGAATAACGGGCCCACTGTATCCCACCCTCTACACTCTCCAGCAAAAAGGCCCGGTCCTGCCCGGCAAACCGCTGGAATAACCGGATGGGTGTCTCCATATCGGCGAGCAGCCGCGTAACTACTGGGATCAGATTATATTCCCGCGACAGCGACACCACTTCTTCTACTCTTGGATTCGTCACTTGGGATGCCTCCTTGAAATGTTGGTTTATATTGTCCGAAATACAGAAAAACCTCTACCGAAGTAGAGGTTTGTGTAAGTAAGTATATGGAAAAGCGCAAAGGATCGGCATATAACCATCGCAGAGGATGCACTTCCCCCTATAGAAGAATACAGCGATAGTGCAAATACGCGCACTAAAGTGTAACCTAAAAAGAGAATGGCAAACATACGCAATACATGCCTAAACTCAACTAAAAT
This genomic window contains:
- the trpE gene encoding anthranilate synthase component I, with protein sequence MTNPRVEEVVSLSREYNLIPVVTRLLADMETPIRLFQRFAGQDRAFLLESVEGGIQWARYSFIGSDPFLMVSGKKGEVHVEVAGEKRQLFGKPVEELKALLRSYRSPKLDGMPPFTGGAIGFFGYDLLQYYEKLSAHAVDDLNMDDIRFMFCDRIIVFDHVKQQILLVGNLHIKDGDTDSDIRAGYEDLSRRLETMAEELQKEGPKENVNRRSIPQDIELGEIHSNLTKEQYISNVEQAKEYIRAGDIFQVVLSQRLHIETEVSPLHVYRMLRTLNPSPYMYYLKMDEEIIVGTSPEALVKVDGGRVETRPIAGTRPRGENEAHDRALAAELLEDEKERAEHLMLVDLGRNDLGRVSKFGTVKCDSFMEIEKYSHVMHIVSNVSGTLDEGKDFFDAFLSCLPAGTVSGAPKLRAMEIIAELEREARGAYAGAIGYLGFSGNMDSCITIRTIIFRKGRAYVQAGAGIVWDSVPEKEYEETLNKAKAMLKAIRMAEAMFPAEVKEKQVINQDYMYEYTP